Proteins from a single region of Paraburkholderia sp. ZP32-5:
- a CDS encoding pyridoxal phosphate-dependent aminotransferase, producing MNLTRDAILTMPDSPILDVWRLGVGRSDVIGLWAGESDLPTPKPFCDAAAAALAAGHTFYSQNRGIPALRDAIAAYYARLCDVTVADERIAATSSGMNAVMLVAQAIIEPGDNVVCVTPSWPNILRAITITGGEVRAVPLSHGDDGWHLDLQRLFDACDARTRAIYYASPGNPTGWMLEGEQQQRLLEFARARGIAILADEVYQRIVYDRPYAPSMLEFASPDDPVFVINSFSKAWAMTGWRMGWLVYPRAMLDTFEKLIQFNTSGGQAFLQAGAAAALNEGEPFVQSFVERCRGGQRIALERLRAMSGVQVVPNTASFYLMFSVAGVTDTLEFCKRAVLEAGVGLAPGTAFGEESAQQIRLCYARGDESLIEALDRLEKFIRKF from the coding sequence ATGAATCTGACGAGAGACGCGATCCTGACCATGCCCGATTCGCCGATCCTCGACGTGTGGCGCCTCGGCGTCGGACGCAGCGATGTGATCGGCCTGTGGGCCGGCGAAAGCGATCTGCCCACACCGAAGCCCTTTTGCGATGCCGCCGCCGCGGCGCTCGCCGCGGGTCATACCTTTTACTCGCAGAACCGCGGTATTCCCGCGCTGCGCGATGCGATCGCCGCGTACTACGCGCGTCTGTGCGACGTGACGGTCGCCGATGAGCGCATCGCTGCAACCAGCTCCGGCATGAATGCGGTGATGCTGGTCGCGCAGGCGATCATCGAGCCCGGCGACAACGTGGTCTGCGTGACCCCGTCGTGGCCCAACATCCTGCGCGCGATCACGATCACCGGTGGCGAAGTGCGCGCGGTGCCGCTCTCTCACGGCGACGATGGCTGGCATCTCGATCTGCAGCGTCTTTTCGATGCATGCGACGCGCGCACCCGCGCGATCTATTACGCGTCGCCGGGTAATCCAACCGGCTGGATGCTCGAAGGCGAACAGCAGCAGCGGCTGCTCGAATTCGCCCGCGCGCGCGGCATCGCGATTCTCGCGGACGAGGTGTATCAGCGCATCGTCTACGACCGGCCGTACGCGCCGTCGATGCTCGAATTCGCGAGTCCCGACGACCCGGTATTCGTTATCAACAGTTTCTCCAAAGCCTGGGCGATGACCGGCTGGCGCATGGGCTGGCTCGTCTATCCGCGAGCCATGCTCGACACCTTCGAAAAGCTGATCCAGTTCAACACCAGCGGCGGCCAGGCGTTTCTGCAAGCCGGCGCGGCAGCGGCGCTGAATGAGGGCGAGCCGTTCGTGCAGTCGTTCGTCGAGCGTTGCCGCGGCGGTCAGCGCATCGCGCTCGAACGTTTGCGTGCGATGTCCGGCGTGCAGGTGGTGCCGAACACGGCGTCGTTCTACCTGATGTTCAGCGTGGCGGGTGTGACCGACACGCTCGAATTCTGCAAGCGCGCGGTGCTCGAAGCCGGCGTGGGGCTTGCACCCGGCACCGCGTTCGGCGAGGAATCGGCGCAGCAGATTCGCCTGTGCTACGCGCGCGGCGACGAGAGCCTGATCGAAGCATTGGACCGGCTCGAAAAATTCATTCGCAAGTTCTAA
- a CDS encoding porin, whose amino-acid sequence MKKEVWKTIGIGLSAAAGTLATLPAHAQSSVQIYGTADGGVRYQTNAAKGGGSVVTMNSNGYYSSNKLGFLGTEDLGGGWNAHFRLENGFNLGNGQLDNTTNTLFNRQSYVGIGNTRLGSIDLGRQYTISHDIISIYDPFGFHFTPILPLTLASDGTRNNNAVKYTNNFGPLLFEADNSFGGVPGNFSSGATRSVGVSYQIGPAGIGGVYGHRNILNGTTYVGDSYYLVAAGYKIGPVRISGGFMSEDQQNPTTPHQVTNNAFGGLAWTITPDVVFRGGYYQTTVSNDKASRRGLSMVSLAYLLSKRTTLYSAVDYTSYKHAVVSTLNPTGSSSQTAVTVGIDVLF is encoded by the coding sequence ATGAAGAAAGAGGTTTGGAAAACCATTGGAATTGGACTTTCGGCAGCAGCCGGCACGTTGGCCACGCTGCCCGCGCACGCGCAATCGAGCGTGCAGATCTACGGTACCGCCGATGGCGGCGTCCGCTATCAGACCAATGCCGCGAAAGGCGGCGGCTCGGTGGTCACGATGAATTCGAACGGCTACTACAGTTCGAACAAACTCGGCTTTCTCGGCACCGAAGATCTGGGCGGCGGCTGGAACGCCCATTTCCGTCTGGAGAACGGCTTCAACCTCGGTAACGGGCAACTCGACAATACGACCAACACGCTGTTCAATCGTCAGTCGTATGTCGGTATCGGCAACACGCGCTTAGGCTCGATCGACCTTGGCCGCCAGTACACGATCTCGCACGACATCATCAGCATCTACGATCCGTTCGGGTTCCACTTCACGCCGATCCTGCCGTTGACGCTGGCCTCGGACGGCACCCGTAACAACAACGCGGTCAAATACACGAACAATTTCGGGCCGCTGCTGTTCGAAGCGGACAACTCGTTTGGCGGCGTACCCGGCAATTTCAGCAGCGGCGCGACGCGCTCCGTGGGCGTCAGCTATCAGATAGGTCCGGCGGGTATCGGCGGCGTGTATGGCCATCGCAACATCCTGAACGGCACGACCTATGTCGGCGACAGCTATTACCTGGTCGCCGCCGGCTACAAGATCGGCCCGGTACGGATCTCGGGCGGCTTCATGTCCGAGGATCAGCAGAATCCGACCACGCCGCATCAGGTGACGAACAATGCGTTCGGCGGCCTTGCGTGGACCATCACACCGGATGTGGTTTTCCGCGGCGGTTACTACCAGACGACCGTATCGAACGACAAGGCGAGCCGCCGTGGTCTGTCGATGGTTTCGCTTGCGTATCTGCTTTCCAAGCGCACCACGCTGTATAGCGCGGTCGATTACACGTCGTACAAACACGCGGTGGTCAGCACGCTCAACCCGACCGGCTCGTCCAGTCAGACAGCGGTGACCGTCGGTATCGACGTGCTGTTCTAA
- a CDS encoding amidohydrolase family protein, whose translation MSVVVDTHTHAISPDQQRYPLAPVGGHQSEWSAKRPVSFEGLLASLDAAGIDRAVVVQASTVYGNDNSYVVEAVRSHPDRFAGVFSIDVLAADAVTQMQRWLDAGLSGLRLFTTGSTMPGQAGWLDDERSFPVWDYAQRHNVSICLQMTAQGIPALLNMLARFPDIRVLLDHLARPELAGGPPYEAAAPLFSLASHEGVYLKLTNRTIAEAARGASTPAAFFPRVLEAFGAHRIAWGSNFPAAEGTLPQLFADAREALSMLPADAREAIFGGTARTIYPALSA comes from the coding sequence ATGTCCGTTGTCGTCGACACCCATACCCACGCAATTTCCCCGGATCAGCAGCGTTATCCGCTCGCGCCGGTTGGCGGTCATCAGTCGGAATGGTCGGCCAAGCGGCCGGTCAGTTTCGAGGGCCTGCTCGCGTCGCTCGACGCAGCCGGTATCGATCGCGCGGTGGTGGTGCAGGCTTCGACGGTGTATGGCAACGACAATAGTTATGTGGTCGAGGCGGTGCGTAGCCATCCCGACCGGTTCGCCGGCGTGTTCTCGATCGACGTGCTGGCAGCCGACGCCGTCACGCAGATGCAGCGCTGGCTCGACGCCGGTCTTTCCGGGCTGCGTCTGTTCACGACCGGCAGCACGATGCCGGGCCAGGCGGGCTGGCTCGATGACGAACGCTCGTTCCCGGTGTGGGACTACGCGCAGCGTCACAACGTGTCGATCTGCCTGCAGATGACCGCGCAAGGCATTCCCGCGCTGCTGAACATGCTCGCGCGCTTTCCCGATATCCGCGTGTTGCTCGATCACCTCGCGCGTCCGGAACTCGCCGGCGGCCCGCCGTACGAAGCAGCCGCGCCGCTGTTCAGCCTCGCGTCGCACGAAGGCGTGTACCTGAAGCTGACGAATCGCACGATCGCCGAAGCCGCGCGCGGTGCGTCGACGCCCGCGGCGTTCTTCCCGCGCGTGCTCGAAGCATTCGGGGCGCACCGTATCGCGTGGGGCTCCAATTTCCCCGCGGCCGAAGGCACGCTGCCGCAACTGTTCGCCGATGCGCGCGAGGCCTTGTCGATGTTGCCGGCAGATGCACGTGAAGCGATCTTCGGCGGCACCGCGCGCACGATTTATCCGGCCCTTTCGGCTTGA
- a CDS encoding MFS transporter yields MQSPPSQAAGLVLTPRQKTQAVAMSCLGWAFDLFDLFILLYVAPILAHVFFDSSNQMLSLAAVYGAFTVTLIMRPFGGYLFGRYSDRHGRKKTLFVASMGVGISTALMGTIPTYQAIGIAAPALFLLLRLVQGVYMGGMVAATHTLGTESIDPQYRGLASGIICGGGSGVGKLFASLIFVVVSALIPGPAFNAWGWRIMFFSGLASSVLGLFVFKRLQESPLWLALAAKQHEQPSARGKQISALRGGFVGITFGCVLLTLTGGGLSYLTSGYLPTFLKLVNNVPHTTLGLILSASAVCVSLASVLSGALTDRIGRRRGMLLYGGVSLVSIPLLYLGLSHAHAIGAIAAYTIALSSIGTFCYAPLVIVLNERFPTEIRSSGTAISWNIGFAIGGSMPTLVSLLATEVGLLPATLAIVSALVSAVYVAVVLLMPETKGAMR; encoded by the coding sequence GTGCAATCCCCGCCCTCCCAGGCCGCGGGTCTTGTGCTCACCCCCAGGCAGAAGACCCAGGCGGTCGCGATGTCCTGCCTCGGGTGGGCATTCGATCTGTTTGATCTGTTCATCCTGTTGTACGTCGCGCCGATTCTCGCGCACGTGTTCTTCGATTCGTCGAATCAGATGCTGTCGCTAGCCGCCGTGTATGGCGCGTTCACGGTGACGCTGATCATGCGTCCGTTCGGCGGCTATCTGTTCGGCCGCTATTCCGATCGCCACGGCCGCAAGAAGACGCTGTTCGTCGCGTCGATGGGCGTCGGCATTTCGACCGCGCTGATGGGGACCATTCCGACCTATCAAGCGATCGGCATCGCCGCGCCTGCGCTGTTCCTGCTGCTGCGTCTCGTGCAAGGCGTGTACATGGGCGGCATGGTCGCCGCCACGCACACGCTCGGCACCGAGTCGATCGATCCGCAATACCGGGGGCTCGCGTCGGGCATCATCTGCGGCGGCGGCTCCGGTGTCGGCAAGCTGTTTGCGTCGCTGATCTTCGTAGTGGTGAGCGCGCTGATTCCCGGCCCGGCGTTCAACGCCTGGGGATGGCGCATCATGTTCTTCTCGGGCCTCGCCAGTTCGGTGCTCGGCCTGTTCGTGTTCAAGCGTCTGCAGGAATCGCCGCTGTGGCTCGCGCTCGCGGCCAAACAGCACGAGCAGCCGTCGGCGCGCGGCAAGCAGATCAGCGCGCTGCGCGGCGGCTTCGTCGGCATCACGTTCGGCTGCGTGCTGTTGACGCTGACCGGTGGCGGCCTGTCGTATCTGACTTCCGGTTATCTGCCGACCTTCCTGAAGCTCGTCAACAACGTGCCGCATACGACGTTGGGGCTGATCCTCAGTGCGTCGGCGGTGTGCGTGAGTCTTGCGTCGGTGTTGTCGGGCGCGCTGACCGATCGCATCGGCCGGCGTCGCGGCATGCTGCTGTACGGCGGCGTTTCGCTCGTATCGATTCCGCTGCTGTATCTCGGGCTCAGTCACGCGCACGCGATCGGTGCGATCGCCGCCTACACGATTGCGCTGAGCTCGATCGGCACGTTCTGTTACGCGCCGCTGGTGATCGTGCTGAACGAGCGTTTCCCGACCGAAATCCGCTCCAGCGGCACCGCGATCTCGTGGAATATCGGCTTCGCGATCGGCGGCTCGATGCCGACGCTGGTCTCGCTGCTGGCCACCGAGGTCGGGCTGCTGCCCGCCACGCTGGCGATCGTCAGCGCGCTCGTCAGCGCCGTTTATGTCGCGGTCGTGCTGCTGATGCCGGAGACCAAAGGCGCGATGCGCTGA
- a CDS encoding amino acid permease yields the protein MEETSITSREKGLNKALTQRQIGMIGIGGAIGTGLFMGSGIAIGYAGPGVLISYAIAALIAVIMVFSLAEMAVAHPTAGSFGTYAEMYLNRWTGFVVRYTYWIIEVVAVGGEAIAVGVYMSFWFPGVPVWMWSIAFGIALIYVNCRSVTNFGSFEYWFALIKVVAILGFIVVGLAKVFGLGTGTPVGMHNLTGLPGGFMPHGFSGVWMGVLMAIFSFYGVEIVAVTSGEAQDPQRAIPSALRSMVLRLTLFYILALGIMVTYLPWTEAGAKVVQQSPFVKLFTHAGIAHAAALMNFVVITAALSSMNTNIYLSSRTLFSLARGGYAPRWLGSLSANGTPLVATLISGAGVLAAAAVSFFSPLAYNYLFGIALFGGIFVWIVILVTHLRFRRAWQGRKLPVRMPLFPIAQITGIALLSAILITMGLDTDFWNISWIVGVPWLVGISVVYFIYRKRLAQATLSGAAGI from the coding sequence ATGGAAGAGACAAGCATCACCTCGCGAGAAAAAGGCCTGAACAAGGCGCTGACCCAGCGGCAGATCGGCATGATCGGCATTGGCGGCGCAATCGGTACAGGTCTTTTCATGGGCAGCGGCATTGCGATCGGCTATGCCGGTCCCGGTGTGCTGATCAGTTATGCGATCGCCGCGCTGATCGCGGTGATCATGGTGTTCAGCCTCGCCGAGATGGCGGTCGCGCATCCGACGGCGGGCTCGTTCGGCACCTACGCGGAGATGTACCTGAACCGCTGGACCGGCTTCGTCGTGCGCTACACGTACTGGATCATCGAAGTGGTCGCGGTGGGTGGCGAGGCCATCGCGGTCGGCGTGTATATGAGCTTCTGGTTTCCGGGCGTGCCGGTCTGGATGTGGTCGATCGCGTTCGGCATTGCACTCATCTATGTGAACTGCCGCTCGGTGACCAACTTCGGTTCGTTCGAATACTGGTTCGCGCTGATCAAGGTGGTCGCGATCCTCGGCTTCATCGTCGTGGGTCTCGCCAAGGTGTTCGGCCTCGGCACCGGTACGCCGGTCGGCATGCACAATCTGACGGGGCTGCCCGGCGGCTTCATGCCGCACGGTTTCAGCGGCGTGTGGATGGGCGTGCTGATGGCGATCTTCTCGTTCTACGGGGTCGAGATCGTCGCGGTGACGTCGGGTGAAGCCCAGGATCCTCAGCGCGCGATTCCGAGTGCGCTGCGCTCGATGGTGCTGCGTCTCACGCTCTTTTATATTCTCGCGCTCGGCATCATGGTCACCTATCTGCCGTGGACCGAAGCCGGTGCGAAGGTGGTGCAGCAAAGCCCGTTCGTGAAGCTGTTCACGCATGCCGGTATCGCGCACGCGGCGGCGTTGATGAACTTCGTCGTGATCACGGCGGCGCTGTCCAGCATGAACACCAACATCTATCTGTCGTCGCGTACGCTGTTCTCGCTGGCTCGCGGCGGCTATGCGCCGCGCTGGCTCGGCTCGCTGTCGGCCAACGGCACGCCGCTCGTCGCCACGCTGATTTCGGGCGCCGGCGTGCTGGCCGCCGCCGCGGTGTCGTTCTTCAGTCCTCTCGCGTACAACTATCTGTTCGGGATTGCGCTGTTCGGCGGCATCTTCGTGTGGATCGTGATTCTCGTCACGCACCTGCGCTTCCGCCGCGCGTGGCAGGGCCGCAAGCTGCCGGTACGCATGCCGTTGTTCCCGATAGCGCAGATCACCGGCATCGCATTGCTGAGCGCGATTCTGATCACGATGGGGCTCGATACCGACTTCTGGAATATCTCGTGGATCGTCGGTGTGCCGTGGCTGGTGGGTATCTCGGTCGTGTATTTCATTTACCGCAAGCGGCTCGCTCAGGCAACGCTGTCGGGCGCGGCCGGCATCTGA
- a CDS encoding aminotransferase class V-fold PLP-dependent enzyme, with the protein MSISPADPRRAGWLLYHSVGMFPGQEEAVRAALDTFASNWCRPDLQRWDYGLAARREVLDQWARLVNAPAHAVFAAENVTDAFARFVGALGRNRLAGKRVLIAADCFPSLHYMLSGLAPVLGFTLDTVPLAEGEAYISDDAFIARWQDDVALAIITWVTSTASKRADVARLARHGREQGSLIAVDITQGAGILDFDVTAPAVDFVASTTLKWLCGAPGTGLAYLNSSLLDHALTPMVQGWFSQPDPFNWDLDRFALAPDARRFDSGTPSFLPFVASGPGLAWRLSPAAAGMREHNLALSRKLIALCDAKGYRLRSPREDALRGGSVMADLPAHVDPHALETKLASHGVLVDTRGSTVRMSPGMVTQSEVLDDLSALLPAA; encoded by the coding sequence ATGAGCATTTCTCCCGCAGATCCCCGGCGTGCCGGCTGGCTGCTCTATCACTCGGTCGGTATGTTTCCGGGGCAGGAAGAGGCGGTGCGCGCGGCGCTCGACACCTTCGCGTCGAACTGGTGCCGTCCCGATCTGCAACGCTGGGACTATGGTCTCGCGGCACGTCGCGAGGTGCTGGATCAATGGGCCCGGCTCGTGAATGCGCCCGCGCATGCGGTATTCGCCGCCGAGAACGTCACCGACGCGTTCGCGCGTTTCGTCGGCGCACTCGGGCGCAACCGTCTTGCCGGCAAGCGCGTGCTGATCGCCGCGGACTGCTTTCCGAGCCTGCATTACATGCTGAGCGGTCTCGCGCCGGTGCTCGGCTTCACGCTCGACACAGTGCCGCTCGCGGAAGGCGAAGCGTATATCAGTGACGACGCATTCATCGCTCGCTGGCAGGACGACGTTGCGCTTGCAATCATCACGTGGGTCACGTCGACGGCATCGAAGCGCGCCGACGTCGCGCGTCTGGCCAGGCATGGCCGCGAGCAGGGCAGCCTGATTGCCGTCGATATCACGCAGGGCGCCGGTATTCTCGACTTCGACGTCACCGCGCCCGCGGTCGATTTCGTTGCGAGCACCACGCTCAAGTGGTTGTGCGGCGCACCGGGCACCGGGCTCGCGTATCTGAACTCGTCACTGCTCGACCATGCACTCACGCCGATGGTGCAAGGCTGGTTCAGCCAGCCCGATCCATTCAACTGGGATCTCGACCGTTTCGCACTCGCGCCGGATGCACGGCGCTTCGACAGCGGCACGCCGTCGTTTCTGCCGTTCGTTGCTTCCGGTCCAGGTCTCGCGTGGCGACTTTCACCCGCGGCCGCAGGCATGCGCGAACACAATCTCGCGCTGTCGCGCAAGCTGATCGCGCTGTGCGATGCGAAGGGCTACCGGCTGCGTTCGCCGCGCGAAGACGCGTTGCGCGGCGGCAGTGTGATGGCCGACTTGCCCGCGCACGTCGATCCGCACGCGCTGGAGACGAAGCTCGCAAGCCACGGCGTACTGGTCGATACACGCGGCAGCACCGTACGCATGTCGCCCGGCATGGTCACTCAAAGCGAAGTACTCGACGATCTGTCGGCATTGCTCCCCGCAGCCTGA
- a CDS encoding porin, protein MQRKLQAAIATLGIGLTGTVFAQSSVTLYGIVDQSVRFTTNSNAANDNQVQLTNGAITNSRWGLKGEEDLGGGLKALFRLESGFEPQTGAVDMNALFGRYAYVGLSGRFGTFTLGRQGTESFNFFGDFDPLTVGNYTANSWPFFMTIGRISNTASYAGQFGGLHLGATYGFGQQPGSMSKDSYWGTRVSYDLGPASFGGTYQESRDLNNNVQRMWGLGGKYNFGPATLFVGYMGGSDATGFVDSALNANTVTGGNFVDNPRRDMTLYTGATWQAMPALAITGAFYYDDMKNVNGFADNSGKRYTGVLLAEYSLSKSTQVYGTVDYNKVSGGATAELPGKSNQTGVAVGLRHMF, encoded by the coding sequence ATGCAACGAAAACTACAAGCCGCGATTGCAACCTTGGGGATCGGCCTGACGGGCACCGTGTTCGCACAGAGTTCGGTCACGCTGTACGGCATCGTCGACCAGAGCGTGCGTTTTACGACGAATTCGAATGCCGCCAATGACAACCAGGTGCAATTGACCAACGGCGCGATCACCAATAGTCGTTGGGGCTTGAAGGGCGAGGAGGATCTGGGTGGCGGACTGAAGGCGCTGTTCCGGCTTGAAAGCGGCTTCGAGCCGCAAACGGGCGCGGTCGATATGAATGCGTTGTTCGGCCGCTATGCGTATGTCGGTCTGTCGGGACGCTTCGGTACCTTCACGCTGGGCCGGCAGGGCACTGAATCATTCAACTTCTTCGGCGATTTCGATCCGCTGACCGTCGGCAATTACACCGCGAATTCGTGGCCGTTCTTCATGACGATCGGCCGCATCAGCAACACCGCGAGCTACGCGGGGCAATTCGGCGGCCTACATCTTGGCGCGACCTACGGCTTCGGTCAGCAGCCGGGCAGCATGAGCAAGGATTCGTATTGGGGTACGCGCGTGTCGTATGATCTCGGCCCGGCGAGCTTCGGCGGCACGTATCAGGAGTCGCGCGACCTGAACAACAACGTGCAGCGCATGTGGGGCCTCGGCGGCAAATACAACTTCGGGCCGGCCACGCTGTTCGTCGGCTATATGGGCGGCAGCGATGCGACGGGTTTCGTCGACTCCGCACTGAATGCCAACACGGTGACGGGTGGCAACTTCGTCGACAACCCACGCCGCGACATGACGCTTTACACCGGCGCGACATGGCAGGCAATGCCCGCTCTCGCGATCACCGGCGCGTTCTATTACGACGACATGAAAAACGTCAACGGCTTTGCCGACAATAGCGGCAAGCGCTACACCGGCGTGCTGCTCGCCGAATACTCGCTGTCGAAGAGCACCCAGGTGTATGGGACGGTCGACTACAACAAGGTCTCCGGAGGCGCGACTGCCGAGTTGCCGGGCAAGAGTAACCAGACCGGCGTCGCCGTCGGCCTGCGCCATATGTTCTGA
- the dctA gene encoding C4-dicarboxylate transporter DctA: MSLPGKSTSPKPRARQPFYRDLSIQVLAGMALGVATGYFFPKFGINLQPVGDAFIRIIQMLIGPIIFCTVCSGIAGVRDFKKVGRVAIKALFYFEVVTSLALVLGLVVINVLKPGVGMNVDMHSVHSAAVDAYVAKAHHVVTTSEFLLNVIPHTAISAFAGGDVLQVLFFSVLFAFGLAAIGERAKPALDLIDSVSGSLFWIIGLTMKIAPLAAFGAIAYTVSKFGFGTLLSLGKLVLEFYLTCALFILLILWPIAKLNGISLFRLMRYIGAELLLVIGTSSSETVFPQLIDKLERLGCDKSVVGLVLPTAYTFNHDGTCLYFAAAAVFLAQATNTPMNWHDQLVLLAVLLLTSKGAAGVSGAAIAVLAATLAASNTIPVESIALILGIHKALSSAFVFTNIVGNSLATIVVANWEKALDRVALRRELSTGFKPIDPPHTRLNATSGGSAGN; encoded by the coding sequence ATGAGCTTGCCTGGCAAGTCCACTTCACCGAAACCGAGGGCACGTCAGCCGTTTTATCGCGACCTGTCGATTCAGGTGCTGGCCGGCATGGCGCTGGGCGTCGCCACCGGTTACTTCTTTCCGAAATTCGGCATCAACCTGCAACCGGTCGGCGACGCCTTTATCCGCATCATCCAGATGCTGATCGGGCCGATCATCTTTTGCACCGTGTGCAGCGGTATCGCGGGCGTTCGTGACTTCAAGAAAGTCGGCCGCGTGGCGATCAAGGCACTCTTCTATTTCGAAGTCGTGACCTCGCTCGCGCTGGTGCTGGGGCTTGTCGTGATCAACGTGCTCAAGCCCGGCGTCGGCATGAACGTCGACATGCACAGCGTGCACTCCGCGGCGGTCGACGCGTACGTCGCCAAAGCCCATCACGTCGTGACGACCAGCGAATTCCTGCTCAACGTGATTCCGCACACGGCAATCAGCGCGTTCGCCGGCGGCGACGTGCTGCAAGTGCTGTTCTTCTCGGTACTGTTCGCGTTCGGCCTCGCCGCAATCGGCGAGCGTGCAAAACCAGCGCTGGATCTGATCGATTCGGTATCGGGGTCGCTGTTCTGGATCATCGGTCTGACGATGAAAATCGCGCCGCTCGCGGCGTTCGGCGCGATCGCGTACACGGTCAGCAAGTTCGGCTTCGGCACGCTGCTTTCGCTTGGCAAGCTCGTACTCGAGTTCTATCTGACCTGCGCGCTGTTCATTCTGCTGATTCTGTGGCCGATCGCGAAGCTCAACGGCATCAGCCTGTTCCGCCTGATGCGCTATATCGGCGCCGAGCTGCTGCTGGTGATCGGCACGAGTTCGTCCGAAACGGTGTTCCCGCAACTGATCGACAAGCTCGAACGGCTCGGTTGCGACAAGTCGGTAGTCGGCCTGGTACTGCCGACCGCCTACACGTTCAATCACGACGGCACCTGCCTCTATTTCGCTGCGGCCGCGGTGTTTCTCGCGCAGGCCACCAACACGCCGATGAACTGGCACGACCAACTGGTGCTGCTTGCGGTGTTGCTGCTGACGTCGAAGGGCGCGGCGGGCGTGTCCGGTGCGGCGATTGCGGTGCTGGCCGCGACACTCGCCGCATCGAACACGATTCCGGTCGAATCGATCGCGCTGATTCTCGGCATTCACAAGGCGCTTTCCAGTGCATTCGTGTTCACCAACATCGTCGGCAATAGCCTCGCGACGATCGTGGTGGCGAATTGGGAAAAGGCACTCGACCGCGTCGCACTGCGCCGCGAACTGAGTACCGGGTTCAAACCGATCGACCCGCCGCATACGCGGCTCAACGCAACGAGCGGGGGCTCGGCAGGCAATTGA
- a CDS encoding LysR family transcriptional regulator: protein MSEAGHVSSDDDLARLRRLFLFDAVCEAGGIGQAALRAGRTQPAVSLAISKLEASFGGQLFERGFGGSELTEEGVILHRRVRRMLDQMERAVANLTGQTTPGAANAAAICRHLTDAQVRCHIAIANAGSAAQAAEALGISQPAVHRAARQIEQNVGVSLYRRRVHSVSANPAGIEFARCLSLALYEIAQASEDLAYARGQLTGRVAIGVLPLLPPRLVARAIQRLRARYPAARISVDESSHASLLSALRMGTIDIIIGGLREPRLTASVQETELFNDPYVIAVRNGHRLAGQKTITARDLADYDWVVPQRKVPRRAVIDQIFARLPVQPRLVVETTSLAMMTAMLIESDCLTLLSRSQILDGHLGSEMVALELEALEASRAVGFTVRTDWLGTAVQQAFLQHLREECEPPRI, encoded by the coding sequence ATGAGTGAAGCCGGGCACGTATCGTCGGACGATGATCTGGCGCGATTACGGCGTCTGTTTCTGTTCGACGCCGTCTGCGAGGCAGGCGGCATCGGGCAGGCCGCGCTTCGCGCGGGGCGCACGCAACCCGCGGTGAGCCTTGCGATCAGCAAGCTCGAAGCGAGTTTTGGCGGACAGTTGTTCGAGCGCGGCTTCGGCGGCAGCGAGCTGACCGAAGAGGGCGTGATCCTGCATCGGCGCGTTCGCCGCATGCTCGATCAGATGGAGCGAGCGGTCGCGAACCTCACCGGTCAGACGACACCCGGCGCGGCAAACGCCGCCGCGATTTGCCGGCATCTGACCGATGCGCAGGTGCGTTGTCATATCGCGATCGCGAATGCGGGCTCCGCCGCGCAGGCGGCCGAAGCGCTCGGTATTTCGCAGCCGGCCGTGCATCGCGCCGCGCGGCAGATCGAGCAGAACGTCGGCGTGTCGCTGTACCGGCGGCGCGTGCACAGTGTGTCGGCGAACCCCGCCGGTATCGAGTTCGCGCGTTGTCTGAGTCTCGCGCTGTACGAGATCGCGCAGGCCAGCGAGGACCTCGCCTACGCGCGTGGACAACTCACGGGCCGGGTCGCGATCGGCGTGTTGCCGCTGCTGCCGCCGCGCCTCGTCGCGCGCGCGATTCAGCGTCTGCGCGCGCGCTATCCGGCCGCGCGCATCAGCGTCGACGAAAGCTCGCACGCGAGCCTGTTGAGCGCGCTGCGAATGGGCACGATCGATATCATCATCGGCGGTTTGCGCGAGCCGCGTCTGACGGCATCCGTGCAGGAAACCGAACTGTTCAACGATCCATACGTGATCGCCGTGCGCAACGGCCATCGGCTCGCGGGGCAGAAAACCATCACCGCGCGCGACCTCGCCGATTACGACTGGGTCGTGCCGCAGCGCAAGGTGCCGCGCCGCGCGGTGATCGATCAAATCTTCGCCCGCTTGCCGGTCCAGCCGCGGCTGGTGGTCGAAACGACGTCGCTCGCGATGATGACGGCGATGCTGATCGAGAGCGACTGCCTGACGTTGCTGTCGCGCTCGCAGATTCTCGATGGCCACCTGGGCAGCGAGATGGTGGCGCTCGAACTGGAGGCACTCGAGGCCAGCCGGGCAGTGGGCTTTACCGTCCGCACCGACTGGCTGGGCACGGCGGTGCAACAGGCTTTTCTTCAGCATTTGCGGGAGGAATGCGAGCCTCCTCGCATCTGA